A region of Gracilinanus agilis isolate LMUSP501 chromosome 3, AgileGrace, whole genome shotgun sequence DNA encodes the following proteins:
- the LOC123239991 gene encoding olfactory receptor 52K1-like, with protein MMSLNDTSFPSTFFLAGIPGLASAHTWISLPFFSMFFMAVTGNCILLFLIFTDRNLHQPMFFFLSMLSFVDLVLSLSTLPKMLTIFWFDATAISIHACLIQMFFIHAFSAMESGVLVAMALDRYVAICNPLRYSSILTPVVIAQIGGLVVFRGIGLTVSFPSLARRLPYCRSHVIAYTYCEHMAVVKLACGDTTVDNINAFVVALFLGIGDVAFIAYSYGRILQTVLNFPSREARAKAGSTCTAHVIVILFFYMPGFLSVIMQRFGPPTASAAKVIFANLYLLFPPALNPIIYGVKTKQIRERLLMILNPKQIDPT; from the coding sequence ATGATGTCTCTAAATGACACCAGCTTCCCATCCACATTTTTCCTGGCTGGTATACCGGGTCTGGCTTCTGCACACACTTGGATTTCACTTCCCTTCTTCTCCATGTTCTTCATGGCTGTGACTGGGAATtgcatcctcctcttcctcatcttcacGGATCGTAATCTCCACCAGCCcatgttcttctttctttccatgctCTCCTTTGTTGACCTGGTCCTTTCTCTTTCCACCCTGCCCAAGATGCTCACCATCTTCTGGTTTGATGCCACAGCCATCAGCATCCATGCCTGCCTCATCCAAATGTTCTTCATCCATGCTTTCTCTGCTATGGAATCAGGGGTGCTGGTGGCGATGGCACTGGATCGCTACGTGGCCATCTGTAACCCACTGCGTTACTCTTCTATTCTCACCCCAGTGGTCATCGCCCAAATCGGTGGACTAGTGGTGTTTCGGGGCATCGGACTCACCGTCTCCTTCCCGAGCCTGGCTCGACGTCTGCCCTACTGTAGGTCACACGTCATTGCCTATACCTATTGTGAGCACATGGCGGTGGTGAAACTGGCCTGTGGGGACACCACCGTGGATAACATCAATGCCTTCGTTGTGGCACTCTTCCTGGGGATTGGTGATGTAGCTTTCATCGCTTACTCCTACGGCCGTATCCTACAGACAGTATTGAATTTCCCATCCCGTGAGGCACGGGCCAAGGCAGGGAGTACATGCACTGCCCACGTGattgttattcttttcttttacatgCCAGGTTTCCTGTCTGTTATTATGCAGCGCTTTGGACCACCCACAGCCTCTGCAGCCAaagtcatctttgccaatctctACCTGCTCTTTCCACCTGCTCTCAACCCTATTATCTATGGGGTCAAGACAAAGCAGATCCGGGAGAGGTTGCTCATGATCCTGAATCCCAAGCAGATTGATCCCACCTAA